One genomic segment of uncultured Desulfobacter sp. includes these proteins:
- the tsaA gene encoding tRNA (N6-threonylcarbamoyladenosine(37)-N6)-methyltransferase TrmO has product MRTDQQNAQPLMALHPVGVVRSPFKTPMLMAKDSGLSLELRTEKVKEHQRQVKTGISELVIDKQWEPLLDGVEGFSHILVLYWPHLIDPSRRNLKKVHPMGRKDLPEQGIFATCSPARPNPVLVTAVVLKERKGNVLTVQGLEAVDGSPIIDIKPYSQGYMIIEALKSPDWMEQIRSELDED; this is encoded by the coding sequence ATGCGTACTGATCAGCAAAATGCCCAGCCCTTAATGGCGTTGCATCCGGTGGGGGTTGTGCGAAGCCCGTTTAAAACACCCATGCTCATGGCTAAGGATTCCGGGTTGTCCCTTGAACTGCGCACGGAAAAAGTCAAGGAACATCAACGCCAGGTGAAAACAGGTATCAGCGAACTGGTCATTGATAAACAATGGGAACCGCTTTTAGACGGCGTTGAAGGGTTTTCCCATATCCTGGTGCTGTATTGGCCCCATCTGATAGATCCATCCCGGCGCAATCTTAAAAAAGTGCATCCCATGGGCAGAAAAGACCTGCCCGAACAGGGTATATTTGCAACCTGCAGCCCGGCCCGGCCCAACCCGGTACTGGTCACAGCCGTGGTTTTAAAAGAACGCAAGGGCAATGTACTCACCGTACAGGGATTAGAGGCCGTGGACGGCAGTCCCATCATTGATATCAAGCCCTATTCCCAAGGATATATGATCATTGAGGCGCTTAAAAGTCCGGACTGGATGGAACAAATTCGCAGTGAATTGGACGAGGATTAA
- a CDS encoding DMT family transporter: MPLIGELIALTTVLCWTISVQFFEAASRRIGALAVNIIRIACALTFFSALLFFRNGWIFPFDFPVHAWIYLSLSGIIGFFMGDIFLFNALVALGPRLTLLIFSLSAPAAAVIGWIFLKEVYTPGQWAGMFVTLSGVAMVILEKPGTPPWGKTRRTANLKGVLFGIGAMLGQAIGYILSKKGMLVDDKYLDAFSATQIRALAAFVCFLLFFTLSRRWHVVASGIKDKKAVLMTATGALIGPFVGVSLSLMVLHYLTTGVASTFLSLTPVCIIPFSIYMHKESVSMRAFGGAVVAVVGIWLLMGT; this comes from the coding sequence ATGCCCCTTATCGGAGAACTCATTGCACTGACCACAGTGCTGTGCTGGACCATCAGTGTTCAATTTTTTGAAGCAGCGTCCAGACGTATTGGGGCACTGGCCGTCAATATCATCCGGATTGCCTGTGCACTTACGTTTTTCAGCGCCCTTCTTTTTTTCAGGAACGGCTGGATCTTTCCTTTTGACTTCCCTGTTCATGCCTGGATATACCTCTCCCTATCCGGAATTATTGGATTTTTCATGGGCGATATTTTCCTGTTCAATGCCCTTGTGGCACTTGGTCCGCGCCTGACGCTACTCATTTTCAGCCTCAGTGCACCGGCCGCAGCCGTAATCGGATGGATTTTTTTGAAGGAGGTCTACACGCCGGGACAATGGGCCGGAATGTTTGTTACTCTGTCCGGAGTAGCCATGGTTATCTTAGAAAAACCCGGGACCCCGCCTTGGGGTAAAACCCGCAGAACTGCAAACCTGAAAGGCGTACTTTTTGGTATCGGGGCCATGCTTGGTCAGGCCATTGGATATATTTTAAGCAAAAAAGGGATGCTGGTGGATGATAAGTATTTGGATGCCTTCAGTGCCACCCAGATTCGGGCACTTGCCGCCTTTGTCTGTTTTCTTCTTTTTTTCACCCTTAGCCGCAGATGGCATGTTGTGGCATCGGGCATAAAGGATAAAAAAGCAGTGCTCATGACAGCGACAGGAGCCTTAATTGGTCCATTTGTCGGGGTTTCTCTTTCCCTTATGGTCCTTCACTATCTGACCACGGGCGTGGCATCCACCTTTTTATCCTTGACCCCTGTATGCATTATTCCTTTTTCCATCTACATGCACAAGGAATCAGTGTCCATGCGCGCCTTTGGCGGCGCTGTTGTGGCAGTTGTCGGCATCTGGCTGCTTATGGGGACCTGA
- the nifU gene encoding Fe-S cluster assembly protein NifU — translation MWDYSEKVMEHFLKPRNVGELEGANGIGETGSLSCGDALKLYLKVDENEKIIDASFMTFGCASAVASSSALTEIIKGMTLDEAAKITNDDIADYLGGLPKEKMHCSVMGQSALKKAIADFRGIQIIEKPGEMVCECFDVTDLEIIDSIKNNDLENTEDVTNYLKAGGGCGKCLERIEEIIHKTRAAMETDAADG, via the coding sequence ATGTGGGATTATTCGGAAAAGGTTATGGAACATTTCTTGAAGCCAAGGAATGTGGGAGAGCTTGAAGGAGCCAACGGAATTGGTGAAACAGGGTCTTTGAGTTGCGGTGATGCACTAAAGCTGTACTTAAAGGTAGACGAGAATGAAAAAATCATAGACGCCTCTTTTATGACTTTTGGCTGTGCGTCTGCCGTGGCCTCATCCTCGGCGTTAACCGAGATTATCAAGGGCATGACTCTGGATGAGGCCGCTAAAATAACCAATGACGACATTGCCGATTACCTGGGTGGGCTGCCCAAAGAAAAAATGCACTGCTCGGTCATGGGCCAGTCAGCCCTTAAAAAAGCCATTGCGGATTTTCGCGGGATTCAGATTATTGAAAAACCCGGAGAGATGGTATGTGAATGCTTTGATGTTACAGATCTTGAAATTATTGATTCCATTAAAAACAATGACCTTGAAAACACGGAAGATGTAACCAATTATCTTAAAGCCGGCGGCGGCTGCGGCAAATGCCTGGAAAGAATTGAAGAAATTATCCACAAGACCAGGGCGGCCATGGAAACAGATGCGGCAGACGGATGA
- the nifS gene encoding cysteine desulfurase NifS, with amino-acid sequence MIYTDNNATTRVADEVINEMLPYLGQFYGNPSSMYGFADSVNKKVQQARAKVADLINADPNEIIFTACGTESDNAAINAALSAFPQKKHIITTAVEHPAIRSLCLHLQKKKGYKVTFVPVDKKGRLDLDTLYKAMSDDTAVVSVMWANNETGVIFPIDEIAKKAKEKGIWFHTDAVQAAGKIPIDVQAAGVDMLSLSGHKIHAPKGIGVLYVRKGIKFSPFLIGGHQEKGRRGGTENTASIIALGKACELAKANLPLIDTQVREIRDYLETRLLDEIPATSVNGDRENRLPNTLSIGFDAVEGESILMLMNQAGICASSGSACTSGSLDPSHVLMAMQVPFKSAHGSIRFSLSHYNTKAEMDTIVETLIPAIDKLRQMSPFWKDGKVV; translated from the coding sequence ATGATCTACACCGATAATAACGCAACCACCCGGGTGGCCGACGAAGTTATTAACGAAATGCTGCCGTATTTAGGCCAGTTTTACGGCAACCCGTCCTCTATGTATGGCTTTGCAGATTCAGTAAATAAGAAAGTCCAACAAGCCAGGGCAAAGGTGGCGGACCTTATTAATGCCGACCCCAACGAAATAATTTTTACCGCCTGCGGCACGGAAAGCGATAATGCTGCCATTAACGCTGCCCTCAGCGCATTCCCGCAGAAAAAACATATTATCACCACGGCAGTTGAGCACCCGGCCATCAGAAGTCTTTGTCTTCACCTGCAGAAAAAAAAGGGCTACAAGGTGACCTTTGTGCCGGTGGACAAAAAGGGCCGTCTTGACCTTGATACTCTTTACAAGGCCATGTCCGATGATACTGCTGTTGTCTCTGTCATGTGGGCCAATAATGAAACCGGAGTGATCTTTCCCATTGACGAAATTGCAAAAAAGGCTAAGGAAAAAGGGATCTGGTTTCATACGGATGCGGTTCAGGCTGCGGGCAAAATTCCCATTGACGTTCAGGCTGCGGGGGTAGACATGCTTTCCCTGTCAGGACATAAAATCCATGCACCCAAGGGTATTGGCGTGCTGTATGTCAGAAAAGGGATCAAGTTTTCGCCTTTTCTCATTGGCGGTCACCAGGAAAAGGGCCGCAGGGGCGGTACGGAAAACACAGCCTCCATCATCGCTTTGGGGAAGGCCTGTGAACTCGCAAAAGCCAATCTTCCCCTGATAGATACACAGGTTCGAGAAATCCGGGATTACCTTGAGACCCGGCTTTTAGATGAAATCCCAGCGACGTCCGTGAACGGGGACAGGGAAAACCGCCTGCCCAACACCTTGTCCATTGGTTTTGATGCCGTTGAGGGCGAATCCATCCTCATGCTGATGAATCAGGCCGGTATATGCGCATCTTCAGGTTCTGCCTGCACCTCGGGTTCCCTGGATCCTTCCCATGTGCTCATGGCCATGCAGGTGCCCTTTAAATCAGCCCACGGCTCCATTCGATTTTCATTGTCCCACTATAATACCAAAGCGGAAATGGATACCATCGTAGAGACCCTAATACCGGCCATCGACAAATTGCGGCAGATGTCGCCGTTCTGGAAGGATGGTAAAGTTGTGTAA